The Hyphomicrobium sp. MC1 genome window below encodes:
- a CDS encoding cupin domain-containing protein: MNEISRRNILAIAAATGTLASSAAARAATFGNPDQPAEGAINANPGGLSDPGPKNPIINSQFPSFESPPPTDVGGMPLFWGSFNNAQKRIQNGGWARQLTQADFAISEAVSGVNMRLGPGGVREMHWHLAAEWAIMTNGRCRVTVLDPEGHAYVDDVGPGDLWYFPAGFPHSLQGLGPDGAEFVLVFDEGRQSEYSTLLVTDWLAHTPPDVLAANFGVPKDVFKNIPLQDLWIFQGKEPGPLAADQAAVASGGTPPNPFTFKLGSSKPVKANPSGELRMADSSIFKASKTIAAAMEVLKPGAVREMHWHPNADEWQYWMEGEGRMTVFDAGPHAVTADFRPGDVGYVKKSQGHVIQNVGKTDLKFMAVFKVPDYQEISLSDWLTHTPPSLVAQHLNIDVADIAKFPSDAPGIVPGKVPG; encoded by the coding sequence ATGAACGAAATCTCCCGCAGAAATATTCTCGCGATCGCGGCGGCGACCGGCACGTTGGCATCTTCAGCGGCAGCGCGTGCAGCGACGTTTGGAAATCCCGATCAGCCGGCTGAAGGCGCAATCAACGCCAATCCTGGTGGGCTGTCGGATCCGGGTCCTAAGAACCCGATCATCAATAGTCAGTTTCCGTCTTTCGAAAGTCCGCCGCCAACGGATGTCGGCGGCATGCCGCTCTTCTGGGGATCGTTCAACAATGCGCAGAAGCGCATCCAGAATGGTGGATGGGCTCGGCAGTTAACGCAGGCCGACTTCGCTATTTCCGAGGCGGTGTCGGGTGTGAATATGCGGCTTGGGCCGGGCGGTGTTCGCGAGATGCACTGGCACTTGGCAGCCGAGTGGGCGATCATGACGAACGGCCGCTGCCGCGTGACCGTTCTTGACCCGGAGGGTCATGCCTACGTTGATGACGTTGGACCGGGCGATCTTTGGTATTTTCCGGCGGGCTTCCCGCACTCGCTTCAGGGCCTTGGTCCTGACGGGGCAGAGTTCGTGCTGGTTTTCGACGAAGGCCGGCAATCGGAATACAGCACGTTGCTGGTCACCGATTGGCTTGCGCATACGCCACCCGATGTCTTGGCTGCAAATTTTGGCGTGCCGAAAGACGTCTTCAAGAATATTCCGCTGCAGGATCTCTGGATATTCCAGGGCAAGGAGCCGGGGCCGCTCGCTGCCGATCAAGCGGCTGTCGCGTCGGGCGGGACGCCGCCCAATCCGTTTACCTTTAAGCTCGGATCGTCGAAGCCGGTCAAAGCCAATCCTTCGGGTGAACTGCGCATGGCCGACAGTTCGATCTTCAAAGCCTCAAAGACGATCGCTGCGGCGATGGAGGTTTTGAAGCCGGGCGCCGTGCGTGAAATGCACTGGCATCCGAACGCAGACGAGTGGCAGTACTGGATGGAAGGCGAGGGCCGCATGACTGTGTTCGATGCCGGACCGCATGCTGTCACGGCTGACTTCAGGCCGGGGGACGTCGGCTACGTCAAGAAGAGCCAAGGGCATGTGATTCAGAACGTCGGCAAGACCGACCTCAAGTTCATGGCTGTCTTCAAAGTCCCCGACTATCAGGAGATCAGCCTATCCGATTGGCTGACCCATACGCCGCCGTCTCTTGTGGCGCAGCACCTCAACATCGATGTCGCAGACATCGCGAAATTCCCAAGCGACGCGCCGGGAATCGTACCGGGCAAGGTGCCCGGGTAG
- a CDS encoding tetratricopeptide repeat protein, whose protein sequence is MLGDPLSTAYMNRGIAYAQQHQLKKAIADFTSSIDANGANNFAYYNRGNVYLDLGKPDRAIPDYSRAIELAPDMSPAFLNRGLANEMIGDRTASISDFRAALALEPTLYAAAEGLKRLGADANGPSQAGAQPGE, encoded by the coding sequence ATGCTCGGCGATCCGCTGTCCACGGCTTATATGAACCGCGGCATTGCCTACGCCCAGCAGCATCAGCTGAAGAAGGCTATTGCGGATTTTACGTCATCGATCGACGCCAACGGGGCCAACAATTTCGCGTATTACAATCGCGGGAATGTTTATCTCGATCTGGGCAAGCCTGATCGGGCGATTCCCGATTATTCGCGCGCGATTGAGTTGGCGCCAGACATGTCTCCCGCATTTCTGAATCGAGGGCTCGCCAACGAGATGATCGGCGACCGGACAGCCAGCATATCCGACTTCCGTGCGGCCTTGGCGCTGGAGCCGACGCTTTATGCAGCGGCGGAAGGCTTAAAACGTCTGGGCGCCGATGCAAATGGCCCTTCGCAGGCGGGCGCCCAGCCAGGCGAATAG
- a CDS encoding Crp/Fnr family transcriptional regulator, translated as MLGASQVIGANSHGAHIAASAASSSSDSSADRFERGTIRRIEAKEHVFCDGDPRTHVFRIEEGVIALSKLLGDGRRQIIEFAYPGDYIGLGTLREHIFDAQATCPAKVRCLSATALEQEAARDAGLALRLYKAVSAELAAARSLLVSVGQQSAMERLAGFLLSLSARAPDGEENVVKLPMRRSDIADLLGLTIETVSRTITKLRTMHVIDVVRGTEVHILDSDRLAELAGQ; from the coding sequence ATGCTGGGCGCTTCTCAGGTCATCGGAGCTAATTCCCACGGGGCACACATTGCGGCCTCGGCTGCCAGTTCTTCAAGCGACAGTTCTGCAGATCGTTTTGAGCGTGGGACGATCCGGCGTATCGAAGCCAAAGAGCATGTTTTCTGCGATGGCGATCCGCGGACCCACGTTTTCCGCATCGAAGAAGGCGTGATTGCGCTCTCCAAGCTGCTCGGTGATGGCCGGCGGCAGATCATCGAATTTGCATATCCCGGCGATTACATCGGCCTCGGGACGCTGCGCGAGCATATTTTCGATGCTCAGGCGACGTGCCCGGCGAAAGTGCGGTGCCTGTCGGCGACCGCCCTGGAACAGGAAGCTGCCCGCGATGCTGGGTTGGCACTGAGGCTCTACAAGGCTGTCTCGGCCGAGCTCGCGGCTGCTCGCAGCCTGCTCGTGTCGGTCGGGCAGCAGAGCGCGATGGAGCGGTTGGCGGGCTTCCTTCTGAGCCTTTCCGCCCGGGCCCCTGATGGCGAAGAGAACGTCGTCAAGCTGCCGATGCGCCGTTCCGACATTGCGGATCTCTTGGGTCTCACGATCGAGACGGTCAGCCGGACGATCACGAAGCTGCGCACGATGCACGTCATCGACGTCGTCCGCGGTACGGAAGTTCACATCCTGGACAGCGACCGTTTAGCCGAACTTGCCGGTCAGTGA
- a CDS encoding rhodanese-related sulfurtransferase yields MAVKVAAFYKFVSIDDPSALQTSLREVCAAQEIKGTILVASEGINGTVSGASDAIDTLFAAVRADARFSDLVVKFSETAEHPFQRLKVKIKREIVTFGVPGTEPAALTGELVEPEDWNALISDPDVIVIDTRNDYEFDVGTFKGARNPQTRSFTEFPDYVRRTLSDNRSQKIAMFCTGGIRCEKASSYMLQEGFTNVYQLHGGILRYLEQIAPDESLWRGECFVFDERVALEHGVRPGQHTLCVKCGSPIKRASEGNSDLCERCRDALGGEGA; encoded by the coding sequence GTGGCCGTCAAAGTCGCTGCCTTCTATAAATTTGTATCGATCGACGATCCGTCGGCGCTTCAAACGTCGCTGCGCGAAGTGTGTGCGGCGCAGGAGATCAAGGGCACCATTCTCGTTGCTAGTGAAGGGATCAACGGCACCGTCTCAGGTGCCAGCGACGCGATCGATACGCTGTTTGCGGCAGTCAGAGCGGACGCGCGCTTTTCCGATCTCGTCGTCAAATTTTCAGAGACGGCGGAGCATCCGTTCCAGCGCCTTAAAGTAAAGATCAAACGCGAGATCGTCACCTTCGGTGTGCCGGGGACAGAGCCGGCCGCCTTAACCGGCGAACTCGTCGAACCGGAAGATTGGAATGCTTTGATTTCCGATCCCGACGTGATCGTCATCGACACGCGTAACGACTACGAATTCGATGTCGGAACGTTCAAAGGCGCGCGCAATCCACAAACGCGATCCTTCACCGAATTTCCCGACTACGTGCGCCGCACGTTGTCAGATAACCGCTCGCAGAAGATTGCGATGTTCTGCACGGGCGGCATCCGATGCGAAAAGGCGAGTTCGTACATGCTTCAGGAAGGCTTCACGAACGTCTACCAACTGCATGGCGGTATCTTACGGTATCTCGAACAGATTGCGCCCGATGAGAGTCTGTGGCGCGGCGAGTGCTTTGTCTTCGATGAGCGCGTTGCGCTGGAACACGGCGTGCGCCCCGGGCAACATACGCTCTGTGTCAAATGTGGATCTCCGATCAAGCGTGCAAGCGAAGGAAATAGCGATCTTTGCGAACGCTGTCGCGATGCGCTCGGTGGCGAAGGCGCGTGA
- a CDS encoding ABC transporter ATP-binding protein yields the protein MTDLIEAVGLEKQFGEIKAVDGISLKVAKGEVLGFLGPNGAGKSTTMKMITGFLEPDAGRAAICGVDVFENPKKAKALFGYVPEGAPSYAEMTPRSFLTFIAEIRGYRGVELTTRINRAVERAGLGTVFDQVIDTLSKGYKRRVGLAQAILHDPPVLIMDEPTDGLDPNQKHHVRKLISDMSSDKAIIISTHILEEVEAVCSRAIVINRGHIVADGTADDLMQRMHYHGAVSLKVIAERGDAAIEVLSSASSVAKVETLGKPNGHFLLRAIPKQKEMAAAEVAALLRAQNIPVDELYVERGRLDDVFRQITMPEDGGSNG from the coding sequence ATGACGGACCTGATCGAAGCCGTCGGACTTGAGAAACAGTTTGGCGAGATCAAAGCCGTTGATGGCATATCGCTCAAAGTTGCAAAGGGCGAAGTTCTAGGATTTCTCGGACCGAACGGCGCCGGTAAGTCCACGACGATGAAGATGATCACCGGCTTTCTCGAACCGGATGCCGGACGGGCCGCAATCTGCGGCGTCGATGTTTTCGAAAATCCGAAAAAAGCCAAAGCCCTGTTCGGTTACGTACCGGAAGGGGCGCCGTCTTACGCGGAAATGACGCCGCGCAGTTTTCTCACATTTATCGCGGAAATTCGCGGTTATCGCGGTGTGGAGCTTACGACACGTATCAATCGCGCGGTCGAGCGTGCGGGTCTCGGTACCGTTTTCGATCAGGTGATCGACACGCTGTCGAAAGGCTACAAGCGCCGCGTCGGCCTCGCGCAGGCCATTCTGCACGATCCGCCCGTGCTGATCATGGATGAGCCGACGGACGGTCTCGATCCGAATCAAAAGCATCACGTTCGCAAGTTGATCAGCGATATGTCTTCGGACAAGGCGATCATCATCTCGACTCATATTCTCGAAGAGGTCGAGGCCGTCTGTTCGCGGGCGATCGTCATCAATCGGGGGCACATCGTCGCCGACGGTACGGCCGACGATCTGATGCAGCGGATGCATTATCACGGCGCGGTATCGCTCAAGGTCATTGCCGAGCGCGGGGACGCCGCGATCGAAGTGCTGTCGAGCGCGAGCAGCGTAGCGAAGGTCGAGACGCTCGGTAAGCCGAACGGCCATTTTCTGCTTCGCGCGATCCCGAAGCAGAAGGAGATGGCCGCGGCCGAGGTGGCGGCGCTGCTTCGCGCGCAGAACATTCCGGTCGATGAGCTTTATGTTGAGCGCGGTCGCCTCGACGATGTCTTCCGACAGATCACCATGCCTGAAGACGGAGGCTCAAATGGTTGA
- a CDS encoding ABC transporter permease subunit, giving the protein MVETFDNAWIIAKRELRGYFATPLALVFLTVFVALTGALTFYVGNFFERGQADLFPFFAYHPWLYLLLVPAVAMRLWAEERKTGTIELLMTLPITPLEAILGKFLAAWAFIGLALVLTFPIWITVNILGDPDNGVILTSYIGSFLMAGAFLAIGSFVSTLTKNQVIAFIVASLICFLFTMSGLEMVQSGLRAWTPAFFASAVSSMSFLSHFEQITRGVLDLPTLIFFFSMIVFWLFATVIAIDQKKAQ; this is encoded by the coding sequence ATGGTTGAGACTTTCGATAACGCTTGGATTATTGCCAAGCGTGAACTTCGCGGATATTTCGCGACGCCGCTGGCGCTCGTGTTTCTGACGGTCTTCGTAGCCCTGACCGGTGCGCTGACGTTCTATGTCGGCAATTTCTTCGAGCGCGGGCAAGCCGATCTGTTCCCGTTCTTCGCCTATCATCCGTGGCTTTATCTGCTGCTCGTGCCTGCGGTGGCGATGCGGCTTTGGGCGGAAGAGCGCAAGACAGGCACCATCGAACTCTTGATGACGTTGCCGATTACGCCGCTTGAAGCGATCCTCGGCAAGTTTCTTGCGGCATGGGCGTTTATCGGCCTCGCGCTGGTGTTGACGTTTCCGATCTGGATTACGGTCAACATTCTTGGTGATCCGGACAATGGTGTCATTCTAACGAGCTACATCGGCAGCTTTCTGATGGCAGGTGCGTTCCTGGCGATCGGCTCGTTCGTTTCGACGCTGACGAAGAACCAAGTCATTGCCTTTATCGTCGCGTCTCTCATCTGCTTCCTGTTTACGATGAGCGGCTTGGAGATGGTGCAGAGTGGGTTGAGGGCTTGGACGCCGGCGTTCTTCGCGTCTGCCGTTTCGTCGATGAGTTTCCTTTCGCATTTCGAGCAGATCACGCGTGGTGTTCTCGATTTGCCGACACTCATCTTCTTCTTCTCGATGATCGTTTTCTGGCTGTTCGCGACGGTGATCGCGATCGACCAGAAGAAAGCGCAGTGA